From a single Couchioplanes caeruleus genomic region:
- a CDS encoding multifunctional oxoglutarate decarboxylase/oxoglutarate dehydrogenase thiamine pyrophosphate-binding subunit/dihydrolipoyllysine-residue succinyltransferase subunit, translating to MVKEANTEVSTQQTSHENPLADFGPNEWIVDEMYQRYLADPSSVDPAWHDFFADYKPATAAGSIATPDQAKAATAKATAAKAGTDAPAAATVAPTKPATAPAPAPAPAPATKPATAPAPKAAAPAPAKAAANGGAPAGAKVTTLRGVAARIVQNMDTSLEVPTATSVRAVPAKLLVDNRIVINNHLARGRGGKVSFTHLIGWALVRSVMAHPEMNNSFAEVDGKPALVQPEHINLGIAIDLAKKDGTRTLVVPSIKNCEQMDFRQFWQAYEDVVRRARRNELTMDDYAGTTISLTNPGGIGTVHSIPRLMAGQSAIIGVGAMEYPAPYSGMSDEMLTDHGVSKVTTLTSTYDHRVIQGAQSGEFLKAMHEYLLGEHSFYDDIFTSLRIPYEPVRWVRDVARTSEGQIDKAARVVELIHAYRVRGHLMADTDPLEFKIRRHPDLDVLQHGLTLWDLDRTFPVGGFAGKQKMKLRDVLGVLRDTYCRRVGIEYMHIQGPEERRWIQDRIEIKYTKPDPDEQKHVLNRLNAAEAFETFLQTKYVGQKRFSLEGGESLIPLLDAVLQSSAEAGLDEMVIGMAHRGRLNVLANIVGKPYEKIFNEFEGQMDPKSAHGSGDVKYHLGQTGKYTTPDGDSATTVSVVANPSHLEAVDPVLEGIVRAKQDRLDLGLHGYTVLPVLVHGDAAFAGQGVVAETLNLSQLRGYRTGGTVHIVVNNQVGFTTAPEYSRSSLYSTDVARMIQAPIFHVNGDDPEAVVRVAKLAFEYRQAFNKDVVIDLVCYRRRGHNEGDDPSMTNPKMYEIIDTKRSVRKLYTEELIGRGDITVDDAQEQLRDYQAQLEQVFKRTRDAAGSPPRVRQTPGEEPEPQVETAVEAAMVKAVGQAHVDLPEGFTPHKRVQQLLDRRAKMSTDGGIDWGFGELIAFGSLLAQGVTVRLAGQDSRRGTFTSRHAAIIDAKTGDDFLPISTLATSNARFFVHDSLLSEYAAMGFEYGYSVENPNALVLWEAQFGDFVNGAQSIVDEFISSGEAKWGQQSSLVLLLPHGMEGQGPDHSSGRMERFLQLCAQDNMRVANPTTPGNYFHLLRRQALSGKRKPLVVFSPKSLLRHRLAVSSVDDFTTGTFQPVIGDAGINGTPLDANAVKRVLLCSGKVYYDLFQARAERGITDTAIIRMEQIYPLPVDELKAVLNRFPNAEDFAWVQEEPANQGAWSFVALNLLEHLEGVRLRRISRPAAAAPAVGSAKMHEAEQSALVEAALPRP from the coding sequence ATGGTGAAAGAGGCGAACACGGAAGTGTCGACCCAGCAGACTTCGCATGAGAATCCGCTCGCGGACTTCGGTCCGAACGAGTGGATCGTCGACGAGATGTACCAGCGCTACCTGGCCGACCCGTCCAGCGTCGACCCCGCCTGGCACGATTTCTTCGCCGACTACAAGCCGGCCACGGCCGCGGGCTCGATCGCGACGCCCGACCAGGCCAAGGCCGCCACCGCGAAGGCCACGGCCGCCAAGGCCGGCACAGACGCTCCCGCAGCAGCCACCGTCGCGCCCACCAAGCCGGCCACCGCGCCCGCCCCGGCCCCGGCGCCGGCACCCGCGACGAAGCCGGCCACCGCGCCCGCGCCCAAGGCGGCTGCACCGGCGCCGGCCAAGGCCGCCGCGAACGGCGGCGCCCCCGCCGGCGCGAAGGTCACCACGCTGCGCGGCGTCGCCGCCCGCATCGTGCAGAACATGGACACCTCGCTCGAGGTGCCGACCGCCACCTCGGTGCGCGCCGTGCCGGCCAAGCTGCTGGTCGACAACCGCATCGTGATCAACAACCACCTCGCCCGCGGGCGCGGCGGCAAGGTCAGCTTCACCCACCTGATCGGCTGGGCGCTGGTCCGGTCGGTCATGGCGCACCCCGAGATGAACAACTCCTTCGCCGAGGTGGACGGCAAGCCCGCCCTCGTGCAGCCGGAGCACATCAACCTCGGCATCGCCATCGACCTCGCCAAGAAGGACGGCACGCGCACGCTCGTCGTGCCCTCCATCAAGAACTGCGAGCAGATGGACTTCCGGCAGTTCTGGCAGGCGTACGAGGACGTGGTGCGACGCGCCCGCCGCAACGAGCTGACCATGGACGACTACGCCGGCACGACGATCTCGCTGACGAACCCGGGCGGCATCGGCACGGTCCACTCCATCCCGCGCCTCATGGCCGGCCAGAGCGCGATCATCGGCGTCGGCGCGATGGAGTACCCGGCGCCGTACTCCGGCATGTCCGACGAGATGCTGACCGACCACGGCGTCAGCAAGGTCACCACGCTGACCAGCACGTACGACCACCGGGTCATCCAGGGCGCGCAGTCCGGCGAGTTCCTGAAGGCCATGCACGAGTATCTGCTCGGCGAGCACTCGTTCTACGACGACATCTTCACGTCGCTGCGGATCCCGTACGAGCCGGTGCGCTGGGTGCGCGACGTCGCCCGGACCTCCGAGGGGCAGATCGACAAGGCCGCCCGGGTCGTCGAGCTCATCCACGCGTACCGGGTGCGCGGCCACCTCATGGCCGACACCGACCCGCTCGAGTTCAAGATCCGCCGGCACCCCGACCTGGACGTGCTGCAGCACGGCCTGACCCTCTGGGACCTGGACCGCACCTTCCCGGTCGGCGGCTTCGCCGGCAAGCAGAAGATGAAGCTCCGCGACGTCCTCGGCGTGCTGCGCGACACCTACTGCCGCCGGGTGGGCATCGAGTACATGCACATCCAGGGCCCCGAGGAGCGGCGCTGGATCCAGGACCGCATCGAGATCAAGTACACGAAGCCGGACCCGGACGAGCAGAAGCACGTCCTCAACCGGCTCAACGCGGCCGAGGCCTTCGAGACCTTCCTGCAGACCAAGTACGTCGGCCAGAAGCGCTTCTCGCTCGAGGGCGGCGAGTCGCTGATCCCGCTGCTCGACGCCGTCCTGCAGTCGTCGGCCGAGGCCGGGCTGGACGAGATGGTCATCGGCATGGCCCACCGCGGCCGGCTCAACGTGCTCGCGAACATCGTCGGCAAGCCGTACGAGAAGATCTTTAACGAGTTCGAGGGTCAGATGGACCCGAAGTCGGCGCACGGCTCGGGCGACGTCAAGTACCACCTCGGCCAGACGGGCAAGTACACGACGCCCGACGGCGACTCCGCCACGACCGTCAGCGTGGTCGCCAACCCGTCGCACCTGGAGGCCGTCGACCCGGTGCTCGAGGGCATCGTGCGGGCCAAGCAGGACCGCCTCGACCTGGGCCTGCACGGCTACACGGTGCTGCCGGTGCTGGTGCACGGCGACGCCGCGTTCGCCGGCCAGGGCGTGGTCGCCGAGACGCTCAACCTGTCGCAGCTGCGCGGCTACCGCACCGGCGGCACGGTGCACATCGTGGTCAACAACCAGGTCGGCTTCACGACGGCGCCGGAGTACAGCCGCTCGTCGCTGTACTCGACCGACGTCGCGCGGATGATCCAGGCGCCGATCTTCCACGTCAACGGCGACGACCCCGAGGCCGTCGTCCGGGTCGCGAAGCTCGCCTTCGAATACCGGCAGGCGTTCAACAAGGACGTCGTCATCGACCTGGTCTGCTACCGCCGCCGCGGTCACAACGAGGGCGACGACCCGTCGATGACCAACCCCAAGATGTACGAGATCATCGACACCAAGCGGTCGGTCCGCAAGCTGTACACCGAGGAGCTGATCGGACGCGGTGACATCACCGTGGACGACGCCCAGGAGCAGCTGCGTGACTACCAGGCTCAGCTGGAGCAGGTCTTCAAGCGCACCCGGGACGCGGCCGGATCGCCGCCGCGGGTCCGCCAGACCCCGGGCGAGGAGCCGGAGCCGCAGGTGGAGACCGCCGTCGAGGCCGCGATGGTCAAGGCGGTCGGCCAGGCGCACGTCGACCTGCCCGAGGGCTTCACCCCGCACAAGCGGGTCCAGCAGCTGCTCGACCGGCGCGCGAAGATGTCGACCGACGGCGGCATCGACTGGGGCTTCGGCGAGCTGATCGCGTTCGGCTCGCTGCTCGCCCAGGGCGTCACGGTCCGGCTCGCCGGCCAGGACTCGCGCCGCGGCACGTTCACCTCGCGGCACGCGGCGATCATCGACGCGAAGACCGGCGACGACTTCCTGCCGATCTCCACCCTGGCCACCTCCAACGCCCGCTTCTTCGTGCACGACTCGCTGCTCAGCGAGTACGCGGCGATGGGCTTCGAGTACGGCTACTCGGTGGAGAACCCGAACGCGCTGGTCCTCTGGGAAGCCCAGTTCGGCGACTTCGTCAACGGCGCGCAGTCGATCGTGGACGAGTTCATCTCCTCCGGCGAGGCGAAGTGGGGCCAGCAGTCGTCGCTGGTGCTGCTGCTGCCGCACGGCATGGAGGGCCAGGGCCCGGACCACTCGTCCGGCCGCATGGAGCGTTTCCTGCAGCTGTGCGCGCAGGACAACATGCGGGTGGCCAACCCGACCACCCCGGGCAACTACTTCCACCTGCTGCGCCGCCAGGCCCTGTCCGGCAAGCGCAAGCCGCTCGTGGTGTTCTCGCCGAAGTCGCTGCTGCGCCACCGCCTCGCGGTGTCGTCCGTCGACGACTTCACCACCGGCACGTTCCAGCCGGTCATCGGCGACGCCGGGATCAACGGCACGCCGCTGGACGCCAACGCGGTCAAGCGCGTCCTGCTCTGCAGCGGCAAGGTCTACTACGACCTGTTCCAGGCCCGCGCCGAGCGGGGCATCACCGACACGGCGATCATCCGGATGGAGCAGATCTACCCGCTGCCGGTCGACGAGCTCAAGGCGGTGCTCAACCGGTTCCCCAACGCGGAGGACTTCGCCTGGGTGCAGGAGGAGCCGGCCAACCAGGGCGCCTGGTCGTTCGTCGCGCTGAACCTGCTCGAGCACCTCGAGGGCGTACGGCTGCGCCGCATCTCGCGCCCGGCCGCGGCCGCCCCGGCGGTCGGCTCGGCCAAGATGCACGAGGCCGAGCAGTCCGCGCTGGTCGAGGCGGCACTCCCCCGCCCCTGA
- a CDS encoding ABC transporter permease, with protein sequence MNLVRAELLKIRTTSTWWVFGLIALPLWALTLLVNWVSANATLNLDPAEAGLDADQAEQVRVASESVNVASNLYTSGQFFGVLVVMLLAAIVVTNEFFHQTATTTFLVTPRREAVIVAKLVASVILGLVFWLITTLLNLVLAPFILNALNVGTQLGEPAVWRAIGLNALAYALWAVVGVGAGVLIRSQIGATITLSTVYVIGYLGAATIFALLTPKIGDWFGKLQVLVPPLASQLMISGTELPGNPPRWVGALVLVGYAALAGVLGTWLTKKRDIT encoded by the coding sequence ATGAACCTGGTCCGGGCCGAGCTGCTCAAGATCCGTACGACCAGCACGTGGTGGGTCTTCGGCCTCATCGCGCTGCCGCTGTGGGCGCTGACGCTGCTGGTCAACTGGGTCAGCGCCAACGCCACGCTGAACCTCGACCCGGCCGAGGCGGGGCTCGACGCCGACCAGGCCGAGCAGGTCCGGGTGGCCTCCGAGTCGGTCAACGTCGCCAGCAACCTCTACACCAGCGGGCAGTTCTTCGGCGTCCTGGTGGTCATGCTGCTCGCCGCGATCGTGGTGACCAATGAGTTCTTCCACCAGACCGCGACCACCACGTTCCTGGTGACGCCGCGCCGCGAGGCGGTGATCGTGGCCAAGCTGGTCGCCTCGGTGATCCTCGGCCTGGTCTTCTGGCTGATCACCACGCTGCTCAACCTGGTGCTCGCGCCGTTCATCCTCAACGCGCTCAACGTCGGGACGCAGTTGGGTGAGCCCGCGGTGTGGCGGGCGATCGGGCTCAACGCGCTCGCGTACGCGCTGTGGGCGGTCGTCGGCGTCGGCGCGGGTGTGCTCATCCGCAGCCAGATCGGCGCGACCATCACGCTCAGCACCGTGTACGTGATCGGCTACCTGGGCGCCGCGACGATCTTCGCGCTGCTCACGCCGAAGATCGGCGACTGGTTCGGCAAGCTGCAGGTGCTCGTGCCGCCGCTCGCCTCCCAGCTCATGATCTCCGGCACCGAGCTGCCCGGTAACCCGCCCCGATGGGTCGGCGCCCTGGTGCTGGTGGGGTATGCGGCGCTCGCCGGCGTGCTCGGCACCTGGCTCACGAAGAAACGGGACATCACCTGA
- a CDS encoding ABC transporter ATP-binding protein, which yields MTAASEEIVVSHLTKHYRQLRAVDNLSFTVRPGRVTGFLGPNGAGKTTTLRMMLGLVRPTSGTATFSGRAYTDLDQPVRHVGAVLEASSAHKGRSGINHLRVICASAGLPRQAADDALARVGLSPAAKRKFKGYSLGMKQRLGIAAALLGDPRVLILDEPANGLDPEGIRWMRDLLKSLAAEGRTVLVSSHLLGEMQQLADDVVIIAAGQLIRQGPVDEVLGSMSGVSHVRVRTPQAAELSAALTAQQATVATLPDEALMVTGLDAARVGHIAFTAGIELHELTGERADLEQVFLQLTAGKAGIR from the coding sequence TTGACGGCCGCGTCCGAGGAGATCGTCGTCTCCCACCTCACAAAGCATTACCGGCAGCTGCGCGCGGTCGACAATCTGTCGTTCACCGTGCGGCCCGGGCGGGTCACCGGCTTCCTCGGCCCCAACGGCGCCGGCAAGACGACGACGCTGCGCATGATGCTCGGCCTGGTACGCCCCACGTCGGGCACGGCCACCTTCTCCGGCCGGGCGTACACCGATCTCGATCAGCCGGTCCGGCACGTCGGCGCGGTCCTCGAGGCGTCCAGCGCGCACAAGGGCCGCAGCGGCATCAACCACCTCCGGGTGATCTGCGCGTCGGCCGGGCTGCCGCGGCAGGCCGCGGACGACGCGCTCGCCCGGGTCGGGCTGAGCCCGGCGGCCAAGCGCAAGTTCAAGGGCTACTCGCTGGGCATGAAGCAGCGCCTCGGCATCGCCGCCGCGCTGCTCGGCGACCCGCGGGTGCTGATCCTCGACGAGCCCGCCAACGGCCTCGACCCCGAGGGCATCCGGTGGATGCGGGACCTGCTCAAGTCGCTGGCCGCCGAGGGCCGCACGGTCCTCGTCTCCAGCCACCTGCTGGGTGAGATGCAGCAGCTCGCCGACGACGTGGTGATCATCGCGGCCGGGCAGCTGATCCGGCAGGGCCCGGTGGACGAGGTGCTCGGCTCCATGTCCGGCGTCAGCCACGTGCGGGTCCGCACGCCGCAGGCCGCCGAGCTCTCCGCCGCGCTGACGGCCCAGCAGGCGACCGTGGCGACGCTGCCCGACGAGGCGCTGATGGTGACCGGCCTCGACGCGGCGCGGGTCGGCCACATCGCCTTCACCGCCGGCATCGAGCTGCACGAGCTCACCGGCGAGCGAGCCGACCTCGAACAGGTGTTCCTGCAGCTGACGGCCGGAAAGGCGGGCATCCGATGA